A single genomic interval of Oenanthe melanoleuca isolate GR-GAL-2019-014 chromosome 13, OMel1.0, whole genome shotgun sequence harbors:
- the SOWAHA gene encoding ankyrin repeat domain-containing protein SOWAHA, producing MAKLDISAEAVMGFLRERGGRVRNAELVSAFRPLLEHGGPGAAADAGAGEAEGRAARRERFKAAVNAVATVKEIDGVKFVVLRKQLRAAPPAGGDGGAAAPTAAPAAVPVPGPAATPPEEPPGPRAVAELRGLFQGGGGGVPLPGGAAGARREPPPKPCMLPVRCVPPPAAAGPPGPAAPLSPPPPDEEAGSRSPGLRRGPKSHRASEETVVPLEQAEHQWLVLAADGQWTQQLHGLLLGDASLAARRDFISGFTALHWAAKSGNCDMVTNIIRTAEKGGSRVNVDARSHGGYTALHLAAMHGQEKVITMLVYSYHAKVDLRDYSGKKPHQYLKEGTSLTIRRLLGDPSLSQSVEHSMPIKKSTKLAASILSSTSTFLGVISDDMAFYDLTKGLRKPSTLNKLLSATTGPRRKPKTRGGFPSYSSLSEVAEEEEEVVVKRRPVSELFFGH from the coding sequence ATGGCGAAGCTCGACATCAGCGCGGAGGCAGTGATGGGCTTCCTGAgggagcgcggcgggcgggTGCGCAACGCCGAGCTGGTGAGCGCCTTCCGGCCGCTGCTGGAGCACGGCGGGCCCGGGGCCGCGGCCGATGCCGGTGCCGGGGAGGCGgaggggcgggcggcgcggcgggagcgCTTCAAGGCGGCGGTGAACGCCGTGGCCACGGTGAAGGAGATCGACGGCGTCAAGTTCGTGGTGCTGAGGAAGCAGCTGCGCGCTGCCCCGCCGGCGGGGGGCGATGGCGGCGCCGCTGCCCCGaccgccgctcccgccgcggttcccgtgcccggccccgccgcgaCGCCCCCCGAGGagccgccggggccgcgggccGTGGCCGAGCTGCGGGGGCTGTTccagggcggcggcggcggggtGCCGCTGcccggcggcgcggcgggggccCGGCGGGAGCCGCCGCCCAAGCCCTGCATGCTGCCCGTGCGCTGCGtgccgccccccgccgccgccggcccgcccgggcccgccgccccgctgtccccgccgccgccggacGAGGAGGCCGGGTCCCGCTCGCCCGGGCTGCGCAGGGGGCCCAAGAGCCACCGGGCCAGCGAGGAGACGGTGGTGCCGCTGGAGCAGGCGGAGCACCAGTGGCTGGTGCTGGCGGCCGACGGGCAGTGGACGCAGCAGCTGCACGGGCTGCTGCTGGGCGACGCCAGCCTGGCGGCCCGCAGGGACTTCATCTCGGGCTTCACCGCCCTGCACTGGGCCGCCAAGAGCGGCAACTGCGACATGGTGACCAACATCATCCGCACGGCCGAGAAGGGCGGCTCCCGCGTCAATGTGGATGCCCGGTCGCACGGCGGCTACACGGCGCTGCACCTGGCTGCCATGCACGGCCAGGAGAAGGTCATCACCATGCTCGTCTACAGCTACCATGCCAAGGTCGACCTCAGGGACTACAGCGGGAAGAAGCCGCACCAGTACTTGAAGGAAGGGACGTCCCTGACCATCAGGCGCTTGCTCGGGGAccccagcctttcccagagCGTGGAGCACTCCATGCCCATCAAGAAGTCCACAAAGCTCGCGGCTTCAATCCTGAGCTCCACTAGCACTTTCCTGGGAGTCATATCCGATGACATGGCTTTCTACGACCTCACCAAAGGCTTGAGGAAGCCCTCAACTTTAAACAAGCTTCTGTCTGCCACTACGGGCCCGAGGAGGAAGCCAAAGACCAGAGGGGGCTTCCCCTCCTATTCCTCCCTCTCCGAGGTagcggaggaggaggaagaggttGTGGTGAAACGCAGACCTGTGTCTGAGCTGTTCTTTGGCCACTAG